A single genomic interval of Apis cerana isolate GH-2021 linkage group LG2, AcerK_1.0, whole genome shotgun sequence harbors:
- the LOC107996780 gene encoding host cell factor 2 isoform X2 has translation MVIMAAPMLKWKRITNPSGPQPRPRHGHRAVALKDLMVVFGGGNEGIVDELHVYNTTTNQWFVPSTKGDIPPGCAAYGFVVDGSRILVFGGMVEYGKYSDELYELQAVRWEWKKLRPRPPENDPPPCPRLGHSFTLIGNRVFLFGGLANDSEDHKNNIPRYLNDLYTLELLPNGGTVWDVPQTHGHAPPPRESHTGVSYTDSKTGKTCLVIYGGMSGCRLGDLWYLDVDSMTWHKPVVHGPIPLPRSLHTATLIGHRMYVFGGWVPLVVDDVKVATHEKEWKCTNTLACLNIETWTWEQLTVDTLEENVPRARAGHCAIGMHNKLYVWSGRDGYRKAWNNQVCCKDLWYLEVGKPSAPSKLNLVRASLQALEIQWTPVPSAQYYILQIQKCKPSTTTGTFPTVSTPASTATPTTTSTMVTLATDSATSSPITSVPELPQTPTSVRPSVPPQTPVRVQSTVQSPIQKPVPSQSVTKPSSPMTPRVAGNLIRIRSPLVTTTPTTTTATEQTPTSNTTVAGQTPAAMSGIAALAAAAAATPKISMNNVPILPQTTANTIRMKNVQPGQQIRFAAPGATVLRTASPQQSKQIILQKPGQNISGQPQIVHLLKTAQAMVATVPKVSLIPGKTVQATGAKPLNQGAKILRLVNPNTVQGSKILTTMKTSNIVAMSKGQNISGKQTIMITKPGGNGGLVGRNQIIVVTTGSNLRTIQAVTTSQAGGGQTGNITTPVNVLPLSATNHVTNQQGVKMIVVSSGAMGGGTTGKPITITVPGQGGVPKTVTIATKGSPQAIFNPGKSQIVTMPQIQKTPETVTVSGKPVTLQMSGGIGAKTVTLMPTSSTIVTTSSASETIDTSKMLFVPSQKQPSASLASTSDGPATTDAALAALAAEAGLIDPVQEPSGDLSFMVSADDGGAGDGKIEDNCNGDETTTAAALVSQMGAGESMQIDRDGNFLIPQVDGPADLLLSDDDEDNDKIDLAEDPALENQEESQVADSANMEQHTDTATEAVHMEESIKDPDTLSEGASELPVSTSVPEDIPIDPEPPIDTQPDENEIPIEVVNDSEPANESDMQEMNNVSTEEAQIKAEISNMQDPIEASSEEASMPDAMELPETEENEQIENNDIKLMAVDTYTSESEKPVVSEHLSPEDSLSQFSQEDNQVIEKIKDEAVEPPMDLPEGTPMETLEDNDEPMVTDSCSTPTNIPITTSIMQIKLEQADESMKQDKISEIPTSSISGITFLEKEMDIQKPITTVKMEIKEESIKKESLKQEQMNGTRTENGDDSTALTTLATAALGSAEQPMKMKPEQTEKEKKEEEWYDVGVTQESRFTVQHYYLPGDDPLDITQPLTMDVFEGRTKVPLEQGTIYKLRIAAVNSCGQSDWSEVSAFRTYVPGFPGAPSAIKISKTADGAHISWEPPPNRNDGPILEYSAYIAMANTASNNNGEPKTTSSNSNLTFTKFYCGTNNSCSVSNSSLSAAYVDTTRTPAIIFRIAARNVKGYGPATQVRWLQQASVSSSDPTNFMENNPQVKRRGVNIRLQASSPQKKVKLKRPSS, from the exons ATGGTCATCATGGCGGCACCCATGTTAAAGTGGAAGCGAATCACAAATCCGTCCGGACCTCAGCCAAGACCCAGACATGGACACAGGGCAGTTGCTCTTAAGGACCTTATGGTCGTTTTCGGCGGTGGAAATGAGGGCATTGTTGATGAGCTTCATGTCTATAACACGA CAACTAATCAATGGTTTGTACCATCGACAAAAGGTGATATTCCACCTGGCTGTGCTGCATATGGTTTTGTTGTTGATGGAAGTCGTATTTTAGTCTTTGGTGGTATGGTTGAGTATGGAAAGTACTCAGATGAGCTTTATGAACTTCAAGCAGTTAGAtgggaatggaaaaaattgagaCCTAGACCTCCAGAAAATGATCCACCACCATGTCCAAGATTGGGACATAGTTTTACTCTTATTGGTAATAGAGTCTTTCTTTTTGGAGGATTAGCTAATGACAGTGaggatcataaaaataatataccaagatatttaaatgacCTATATACCCTGGAACTACTTCCTAATGGAGGAACAGTTTGGGATGTACCTCAAACACATGGTCATGCACCACCACCAAGAGAGTCTCATACTGGAGTATCTTATACTGATAGTAAAACAGGAAAAACCTGTTTAGTAATTTATGGTGGTATGAGTGGATGTCGTTTGGGTGATTTATGGTATCTTGATGTTGATTCAATGACATGGCATAAACCAGTGGTTCATGGACCTATTCCATTACCTCGATCTCTTCATACTGCTACTTTAATTGGTCATCGAATGTATGTTTTTGGAGGATGGGTGCCACTTGTTGTTGATGATGTTAAGGTTGCAACACatgaaaaagaatggaaatgcACAAATACATTGGCTTGTTTAAATATag aaacttgGACATGGGAACAGTTAACTGTTGATACTTTAGAAGAAAATGTTCCTCGCGCTCGTGCTGGACACTGCGCAATTGGAATGCATAATAAACTTTATGTATGGTCTGGTCGAGATGGATATCGTAAAGCTTGGAACAATCAG gTTTGTTGTAAAGATTTATGGTATCTCGAAGTTGGTAAACCATCTGCTCCATCCAAGTTGAACTTAGTTAGGGCCAGTTTACAAGCTTTGGAAATTCAATGGACACCTGTACCATCTGCACAGtactatatattacaaatacagAAATGTAAACCTTCAACAACAACTGGAACGTTTCCTACAGTTAGTACTCCAGCAAGCACTGCAACACCTACCACGACATCAACAATGGTCACTCTTGCAACTGATTCTGCTACATCTTCGCCTATCACTTCTGTTCCTGAGCTTCCACAAACTCCAACTTCGGTTAGACCGTCCGTACCTCCACAGACTCCAGTTCGAGTTCAATCAACTGTACAAAGTCCCATTCAGAAACCAGTACCATCACAAAGCGTAACAAAACCATCGAGTCCAATGACACCAAGAGTTGCCGGAAATCTTATTAGAATTCGTTCTCCTTTAGTTACAACAACGCCAACAACAACCACTGCTACTGAACAAACTCCAACTTCTAATACTACAGTGGCAGGCCAAACACCAGCTGCTATGTCAGGAATTGCCGCTTTAGCAGCAGCTGCTGCTGCTACTCCAAAAATAAGTATGAATAATGTACCAATCCTTCCACAAACTACGGCTAATACAATTAGAATGAAGAATGTTCAACCTGGTCAACAAATACGTTTTGCTGCACCCGGAGCAACAGTATTGAGAACAGCTTCACCACAACAAAGTAAACAAATTATCCTACAGAAACCAGGTCAAAATATATCTGGTCAACCACAGATTGTACATCTTCTTAAAACAGCACAGGCAATGGTAGCAACTGTGCCTAAAGTAAGTCTCATACCAGGAAAAACTGTTCAAGCAACAGGTGCAAAACCACTTAATCAGGGAGCGAAAATATTGAGATTAGTAAATCCTAATACTGTACAGGGATCTAAAATTCTCACAACTATGAAAACATCTAATATCGTTGCAATGAGTAAAGGACAAAATATTAGTGGTAAACAAACAATAATGATTACTAAACCTGGTGGTAATGGTGGATTAGTTGGTCGTAATCAAATTATAGTAGTTACAACAGGATCTAATTTAAGAACTATACAAGCTGTTACTACTTCTCAAGCTGGAGGTGGACAAACGGGTAATATTACGACACCTGTAAATGTTTTACCATTATCAGCTACTAATCATGTAACAAACCAACAAGGAGTAAAGATGATTGTTGTCTCATCTGGAGCAATGGGAGGAGGAACTACTGGAAAACCTATTACTATCACAGTTCCAGGCCAAGGAGGTGTTCCAAAAACAGTGACTATTGCAACTAAAGGAAGTCCACAAGCTATTTTTAATCCTGGAAAAAGTCAGATTGTTACTATGCCACAAATACAAAAAACACCAGAGACTGTAACAGTATCTGGTAAACCTGTAACATTACAAATGTCTGGAGGAATAGGTGCAAAAACAGTTACTCTCATGCCTACAAGTAGCACAATAGTAACAACATCAAGTGCATCTGAGACGATAGATACAagtaaaatgttatttgttCCATCACAAAAACAACCATCAGCTTCATTAGCATCTACATCTGATGGTCCTGCTACTACTGATGCTGCATTGGCTGCATTAGCTGCAGAGGCAGGTTTAATAGATCCAGTTCAAGAACCTTCTGGTGATTTATCTTTTATGGTATCTGCAGATGATGGTGGAGCTGGAGATGGtaaaatagaagataattGTAATGGTGATGAAACTACTACAGCAGCTGCTTTAGTTTCTCAAATGGGTGCTGGTGAATCTATGCAAATTGATAGAGATGGTAACTTTTTAATTCCTCAAGTTGATGGTCCAGCAGATCTTCTTTTGTCTGATGATGATGAAGACaacgataaaattgatttagcCGAAGATCCCGCGTTAGAAAATCAAGAAGAATCACAAGTTGCAGATTCTGCAAATATGGAACAACATACAGATACTGCAACAGAAGCTGTTCATATGGAAGAATCCATAAAAGATCCAGATACTTTATCAGAAGGAGCATCTGAACTTCCTGTTTCTACAAGTGTTCCAGAAGATATTCCAATAGATCCAGAACCTCCTATTGATACTCAAccagatgaaaatgaaatacctATTGAAGTTGTTAATGATTCAGAACCAGCAAATGAAAGTGACATGCaagaaatgaataatgtaTCAACTGAAGAGGCACAAATAAAAGctgaaatttctaatatgCAAGATCCAATAGAAGCTTCATCAGAGGAAGCATCTATGCCAGATGCTATGGAACTTCCAGAAACTGAAGAAAATGAAcagattgaaaataatgatataaaattaatggcaGTGGATACATATACTTCTGAATCTGAAAAACCAGTAGTTTCTGAACATTTGTCACCTGAAGATAGTTTATCACAATTTTCTCAAGAAGATAATCAAgtcatagaaaaaattaaagatgaaGCTGTGGAACCACCAATGGATCTTCCTGAAGGAACCCCAATGGAAACATTAGAAGATAATGATGAACCAATGGTTACAGATTCTTGTTCAACTCCTACTAATATTCCAATTACAACATCTATCATGCAAATAAAGTTAGAACAAGCTGATGAATCAAtgaaacaagataaaatatcagaaatccCAACATCATCTATTAGTGGTATTAcatttcttgaaaaagaaatggataTTCAAAAACCAATAACCAcagtaaaaatggaaataaaagaagaatctattaaaaaagaaagtctGAAACAAGAACAAATGAATGGCACAAGAACGGAAAATGGAGATGATTCCACAGCATTAACTACATTGGCTACAGCTGCATTAGGTTCAGCAGAACAACCAATGAAAATGAAGCCTGAAcag actgaaaaagaaaaaaaagaagaagaatggtATGATGTAGGAGTAACACAAGAATCGAGATTTACTGtacaacattattatttaccaGGTGATGATCCTTTAGATATAACACAACCATTAACTATGGATGTTTTTGAAGGTAGAACTAAAGTTCCTTTAGAACAGGGaactatttataaacttaGAATTGCTGCTGTGAATAGTTGTGGACAAAGTGATTGGAGTGAG gtaTCAGCATTCAGAACATATGTTCCGGGATTTCCTGGAGCACCTAGCgctataaaaattagtaaaacgGCAGATGGTGCTCATATTTCATGGGAACCACCACCTAACAGAAATGATGGACCCATTTTGGAATATTCTGCCTATATAGCAATGGCAAATACTGCATCTAATAATAATGGAGAACCAAAGACAACATcatcgaattcgaatttaacattcacaaaattttattgtggTACAAATAATTCGTGTTCGGTATCTAATAGTTCCCTTAGTGCTGCTTATGTTGATACAACTCGAACACCAGccataatatttagaatagcAGCACGAAATGTTAAAGGATACGGACCAGCAACGCAAGTTAGGTGGTTGCAACAAG CATCAGTATCGTCATCAGATCCAACTAATTTTATGGAGAATAATCCTCAAGTGAAGAGACGCGGTGTAAATATACGTTTACAAGCAAGCTCCCCACAGAAGAAGGTGAAACTAAAGAGACCAAGTAGCTAA
- the LOC107996780 gene encoding host cell factor 1 isoform X1, with protein sequence MVIMAAPMLKWKRITNPSGPQPRPRHGHRAVALKDLMVVFGGGNEGIVDELHVYNTTTNQWFVPSTKGDIPPGCAAYGFVVDGSRILVFGGMVEYGKYSDELYELQAVRWEWKKLRPRPPENDPPPCPRLGHSFTLIGNRVFLFGGLANDSEDHKNNIPRYLNDLYTLELLPNGGTVWDVPQTHGHAPPPRESHTGVSYTDSKTGKTCLVIYGGMSGCRLGDLWYLDVDSMTWHKPVVHGPIPLPRSLHTATLIGHRMYVFGGWVPLVVDDVKVATHEKEWKCTNTLACLNIETWTWEQLTVDTLEENVPRARAGHCAIGMHNKLYVWSGRDGYRKAWNNQVRVCCKDLWYLEVGKPSAPSKLNLVRASLQALEIQWTPVPSAQYYILQIQKCKPSTTTGTFPTVSTPASTATPTTTSTMVTLATDSATSSPITSVPELPQTPTSVRPSVPPQTPVRVQSTVQSPIQKPVPSQSVTKPSSPMTPRVAGNLIRIRSPLVTTTPTTTTATEQTPTSNTTVAGQTPAAMSGIAALAAAAAATPKISMNNVPILPQTTANTIRMKNVQPGQQIRFAAPGATVLRTASPQQSKQIILQKPGQNISGQPQIVHLLKTAQAMVATVPKVSLIPGKTVQATGAKPLNQGAKILRLVNPNTVQGSKILTTMKTSNIVAMSKGQNISGKQTIMITKPGGNGGLVGRNQIIVVTTGSNLRTIQAVTTSQAGGGQTGNITTPVNVLPLSATNHVTNQQGVKMIVVSSGAMGGGTTGKPITITVPGQGGVPKTVTIATKGSPQAIFNPGKSQIVTMPQIQKTPETVTVSGKPVTLQMSGGIGAKTVTLMPTSSTIVTTSSASETIDTSKMLFVPSQKQPSASLASTSDGPATTDAALAALAAEAGLIDPVQEPSGDLSFMVSADDGGAGDGKIEDNCNGDETTTAAALVSQMGAGESMQIDRDGNFLIPQVDGPADLLLSDDDEDNDKIDLAEDPALENQEESQVADSANMEQHTDTATEAVHMEESIKDPDTLSEGASELPVSTSVPEDIPIDPEPPIDTQPDENEIPIEVVNDSEPANESDMQEMNNVSTEEAQIKAEISNMQDPIEASSEEASMPDAMELPETEENEQIENNDIKLMAVDTYTSESEKPVVSEHLSPEDSLSQFSQEDNQVIEKIKDEAVEPPMDLPEGTPMETLEDNDEPMVTDSCSTPTNIPITTSIMQIKLEQADESMKQDKISEIPTSSISGITFLEKEMDIQKPITTVKMEIKEESIKKESLKQEQMNGTRTENGDDSTALTTLATAALGSAEQPMKMKPEQTEKEKKEEEWYDVGVTQESRFTVQHYYLPGDDPLDITQPLTMDVFEGRTKVPLEQGTIYKLRIAAVNSCGQSDWSEVSAFRTYVPGFPGAPSAIKISKTADGAHISWEPPPNRNDGPILEYSAYIAMANTASNNNGEPKTTSSNSNLTFTKFYCGTNNSCSVSNSSLSAAYVDTTRTPAIIFRIAARNVKGYGPATQVRWLQQASVSSSDPTNFMENNPQVKRRGVNIRLQASSPQKKVKLKRPSS encoded by the exons ATGGTCATCATGGCGGCACCCATGTTAAAGTGGAAGCGAATCACAAATCCGTCCGGACCTCAGCCAAGACCCAGACATGGACACAGGGCAGTTGCTCTTAAGGACCTTATGGTCGTTTTCGGCGGTGGAAATGAGGGCATTGTTGATGAGCTTCATGTCTATAACACGA CAACTAATCAATGGTTTGTACCATCGACAAAAGGTGATATTCCACCTGGCTGTGCTGCATATGGTTTTGTTGTTGATGGAAGTCGTATTTTAGTCTTTGGTGGTATGGTTGAGTATGGAAAGTACTCAGATGAGCTTTATGAACTTCAAGCAGTTAGAtgggaatggaaaaaattgagaCCTAGACCTCCAGAAAATGATCCACCACCATGTCCAAGATTGGGACATAGTTTTACTCTTATTGGTAATAGAGTCTTTCTTTTTGGAGGATTAGCTAATGACAGTGaggatcataaaaataatataccaagatatttaaatgacCTATATACCCTGGAACTACTTCCTAATGGAGGAACAGTTTGGGATGTACCTCAAACACATGGTCATGCACCACCACCAAGAGAGTCTCATACTGGAGTATCTTATACTGATAGTAAAACAGGAAAAACCTGTTTAGTAATTTATGGTGGTATGAGTGGATGTCGTTTGGGTGATTTATGGTATCTTGATGTTGATTCAATGACATGGCATAAACCAGTGGTTCATGGACCTATTCCATTACCTCGATCTCTTCATACTGCTACTTTAATTGGTCATCGAATGTATGTTTTTGGAGGATGGGTGCCACTTGTTGTTGATGATGTTAAGGTTGCAACACatgaaaaagaatggaaatgcACAAATACATTGGCTTGTTTAAATATag aaacttgGACATGGGAACAGTTAACTGTTGATACTTTAGAAGAAAATGTTCCTCGCGCTCGTGCTGGACACTGCGCAATTGGAATGCATAATAAACTTTATGTATGGTCTGGTCGAGATGGATATCGTAAAGCTTGGAACAATCAGGTTAGG gTTTGTTGTAAAGATTTATGGTATCTCGAAGTTGGTAAACCATCTGCTCCATCCAAGTTGAACTTAGTTAGGGCCAGTTTACAAGCTTTGGAAATTCAATGGACACCTGTACCATCTGCACAGtactatatattacaaatacagAAATGTAAACCTTCAACAACAACTGGAACGTTTCCTACAGTTAGTACTCCAGCAAGCACTGCAACACCTACCACGACATCAACAATGGTCACTCTTGCAACTGATTCTGCTACATCTTCGCCTATCACTTCTGTTCCTGAGCTTCCACAAACTCCAACTTCGGTTAGACCGTCCGTACCTCCACAGACTCCAGTTCGAGTTCAATCAACTGTACAAAGTCCCATTCAGAAACCAGTACCATCACAAAGCGTAACAAAACCATCGAGTCCAATGACACCAAGAGTTGCCGGAAATCTTATTAGAATTCGTTCTCCTTTAGTTACAACAACGCCAACAACAACCACTGCTACTGAACAAACTCCAACTTCTAATACTACAGTGGCAGGCCAAACACCAGCTGCTATGTCAGGAATTGCCGCTTTAGCAGCAGCTGCTGCTGCTACTCCAAAAATAAGTATGAATAATGTACCAATCCTTCCACAAACTACGGCTAATACAATTAGAATGAAGAATGTTCAACCTGGTCAACAAATACGTTTTGCTGCACCCGGAGCAACAGTATTGAGAACAGCTTCACCACAACAAAGTAAACAAATTATCCTACAGAAACCAGGTCAAAATATATCTGGTCAACCACAGATTGTACATCTTCTTAAAACAGCACAGGCAATGGTAGCAACTGTGCCTAAAGTAAGTCTCATACCAGGAAAAACTGTTCAAGCAACAGGTGCAAAACCACTTAATCAGGGAGCGAAAATATTGAGATTAGTAAATCCTAATACTGTACAGGGATCTAAAATTCTCACAACTATGAAAACATCTAATATCGTTGCAATGAGTAAAGGACAAAATATTAGTGGTAAACAAACAATAATGATTACTAAACCTGGTGGTAATGGTGGATTAGTTGGTCGTAATCAAATTATAGTAGTTACAACAGGATCTAATTTAAGAACTATACAAGCTGTTACTACTTCTCAAGCTGGAGGTGGACAAACGGGTAATATTACGACACCTGTAAATGTTTTACCATTATCAGCTACTAATCATGTAACAAACCAACAAGGAGTAAAGATGATTGTTGTCTCATCTGGAGCAATGGGAGGAGGAACTACTGGAAAACCTATTACTATCACAGTTCCAGGCCAAGGAGGTGTTCCAAAAACAGTGACTATTGCAACTAAAGGAAGTCCACAAGCTATTTTTAATCCTGGAAAAAGTCAGATTGTTACTATGCCACAAATACAAAAAACACCAGAGACTGTAACAGTATCTGGTAAACCTGTAACATTACAAATGTCTGGAGGAATAGGTGCAAAAACAGTTACTCTCATGCCTACAAGTAGCACAATAGTAACAACATCAAGTGCATCTGAGACGATAGATACAagtaaaatgttatttgttCCATCACAAAAACAACCATCAGCTTCATTAGCATCTACATCTGATGGTCCTGCTACTACTGATGCTGCATTGGCTGCATTAGCTGCAGAGGCAGGTTTAATAGATCCAGTTCAAGAACCTTCTGGTGATTTATCTTTTATGGTATCTGCAGATGATGGTGGAGCTGGAGATGGtaaaatagaagataattGTAATGGTGATGAAACTACTACAGCAGCTGCTTTAGTTTCTCAAATGGGTGCTGGTGAATCTATGCAAATTGATAGAGATGGTAACTTTTTAATTCCTCAAGTTGATGGTCCAGCAGATCTTCTTTTGTCTGATGATGATGAAGACaacgataaaattgatttagcCGAAGATCCCGCGTTAGAAAATCAAGAAGAATCACAAGTTGCAGATTCTGCAAATATGGAACAACATACAGATACTGCAACAGAAGCTGTTCATATGGAAGAATCCATAAAAGATCCAGATACTTTATCAGAAGGAGCATCTGAACTTCCTGTTTCTACAAGTGTTCCAGAAGATATTCCAATAGATCCAGAACCTCCTATTGATACTCAAccagatgaaaatgaaatacctATTGAAGTTGTTAATGATTCAGAACCAGCAAATGAAAGTGACATGCaagaaatgaataatgtaTCAACTGAAGAGGCACAAATAAAAGctgaaatttctaatatgCAAGATCCAATAGAAGCTTCATCAGAGGAAGCATCTATGCCAGATGCTATGGAACTTCCAGAAACTGAAGAAAATGAAcagattgaaaataatgatataaaattaatggcaGTGGATACATATACTTCTGAATCTGAAAAACCAGTAGTTTCTGAACATTTGTCACCTGAAGATAGTTTATCACAATTTTCTCAAGAAGATAATCAAgtcatagaaaaaattaaagatgaaGCTGTGGAACCACCAATGGATCTTCCTGAAGGAACCCCAATGGAAACATTAGAAGATAATGATGAACCAATGGTTACAGATTCTTGTTCAACTCCTACTAATATTCCAATTACAACATCTATCATGCAAATAAAGTTAGAACAAGCTGATGAATCAAtgaaacaagataaaatatcagaaatccCAACATCATCTATTAGTGGTATTAcatttcttgaaaaagaaatggataTTCAAAAACCAATAACCAcagtaaaaatggaaataaaagaagaatctattaaaaaagaaagtctGAAACAAGAACAAATGAATGGCACAAGAACGGAAAATGGAGATGATTCCACAGCATTAACTACATTGGCTACAGCTGCATTAGGTTCAGCAGAACAACCAATGAAAATGAAGCCTGAAcag actgaaaaagaaaaaaaagaagaagaatggtATGATGTAGGAGTAACACAAGAATCGAGATTTACTGtacaacattattatttaccaGGTGATGATCCTTTAGATATAACACAACCATTAACTATGGATGTTTTTGAAGGTAGAACTAAAGTTCCTTTAGAACAGGGaactatttataaacttaGAATTGCTGCTGTGAATAGTTGTGGACAAAGTGATTGGAGTGAG gtaTCAGCATTCAGAACATATGTTCCGGGATTTCCTGGAGCACCTAGCgctataaaaattagtaaaacgGCAGATGGTGCTCATATTTCATGGGAACCACCACCTAACAGAAATGATGGACCCATTTTGGAATATTCTGCCTATATAGCAATGGCAAATACTGCATCTAATAATAATGGAGAACCAAAGACAACATcatcgaattcgaatttaacattcacaaaattttattgtggTACAAATAATTCGTGTTCGGTATCTAATAGTTCCCTTAGTGCTGCTTATGTTGATACAACTCGAACACCAGccataatatttagaatagcAGCACGAAATGTTAAAGGATACGGACCAGCAACGCAAGTTAGGTGGTTGCAACAAG CATCAGTATCGTCATCAGATCCAACTAATTTTATGGAGAATAATCCTCAAGTGAAGAGACGCGGTGTAAATATACGTTTACAAGCAAGCTCCCCACAGAAGAAGGTGAAACTAAAGAGACCAAGTAGCTAA